Proteins from a genomic interval of Sphingomonas sp. Y38-1Y:
- a CDS encoding MarR family winged helix-turn-helix transcriptional regulator translates to MNYRCDDLARLLAGTYMRLHRKLDAAMAAEGASLARTKMLLMIQKQAGEARAADLAAWLNQAPRTVTEALDGLERDGLIARIADPSDRRVKRVTITEEGERAIAATEPLRQRLTTDLFGPLSDDERNALGATLEKLIQRLDLDPSCTLSRP, encoded by the coding sequence ATGAATTATCGATGCGACGATCTCGCCCGCCTGCTTGCCGGCACCTACATGCGGCTCCACCGCAAGCTCGACGCCGCGATGGCGGCGGAGGGGGCGTCGCTCGCGCGTACCAAGATGCTGCTGATGATCCAGAAGCAGGCGGGCGAGGCACGCGCCGCCGATCTGGCCGCCTGGCTCAACCAGGCGCCGCGCACCGTGACCGAGGCGCTCGACGGCCTTGAGCGCGACGGGCTGATCGCGCGCATCGCCGATCCCAGCGACCGGCGCGTCAAGCGCGTGACGATCACCGAAGAAGGCGAGCGCGCGATCGCCGCGACCGAGCCGCTGCGCCAGCGGCTGACCACCGACTTGTTCGGCCCCCTCTCCGACGATGAACGCAACGCGCTCGGCGCCACGCTCGAAAAGCTGATCCAGCGGCTCGACCTCGACCCCTCTTGCACGCTGTCGCGTCCATGA
- a CDS encoding HlyD family secretion protein translates to MADIAADQTAPDDTAAAPASPAKKRRAKLIILIMLAVVLVGGLLWFLRYQSYGKFQQSTTDAYVQADSVTVAPKVSGYVDRVFVAENQNVKAGDPLVAIDARDYRAQAQQSEAQIAVARANARGVEAQIDEQQAAIARAQADLVAAQTDASFANNEVARYAPLAESGAETRERVATLRNQARQANARVAASRAALAAAQRRVGTLRAQVQQALAQGEGARAQLAAAETNVGATLIRASINGRVGDKTVRVGQFVQGGTRLMSVVPTTELYIEANFKETQLGLMRVGQPVHIEVDALPGVDIPGRVASIAPGTGAQFSVLPPQNATGNFTKIVQRVPVRIALYPGPATRALMVPGMSVEVSVDTRSARDAADRIAKEQEAHNEKVTRR, encoded by the coding sequence GTGGCCGATATCGCAGCCGACCAAACCGCCCCCGACGACACCGCAGCCGCCCCGGCGAGCCCTGCGAAGAAGCGGCGCGCGAAGCTCATCATCCTCATCATGCTGGCGGTGGTGCTGGTCGGCGGTCTGCTGTGGTTCCTGCGCTATCAGAGCTATGGCAAGTTCCAGCAGTCGACGACCGATGCCTATGTTCAGGCCGACTCGGTCACCGTCGCGCCCAAGGTATCGGGCTATGTCGACCGGGTATTCGTCGCCGAGAACCAGAATGTGAAGGCGGGCGATCCGCTGGTCGCGATCGACGCGCGCGACTATCGCGCACAGGCACAGCAGAGCGAGGCGCAGATCGCCGTCGCACGCGCCAATGCCCGCGGGGTCGAGGCGCAGATCGACGAGCAACAGGCGGCGATCGCCCGCGCTCAGGCCGACTTGGTTGCCGCGCAGACCGATGCGAGCTTCGCCAACAACGAGGTCGCGCGGTACGCGCCGCTTGCCGAGAGCGGTGCCGAGACGCGTGAGCGTGTCGCGACGCTGCGCAATCAGGCGCGCCAGGCCAATGCCCGCGTCGCCGCGTCGCGCGCCGCGCTTGCCGCCGCGCAGCGCCGCGTCGGCACGCTGCGCGCTCAGGTCCAACAGGCGTTGGCGCAGGGCGAGGGCGCGCGGGCGCAGCTTGCCGCCGCCGAGACCAATGTCGGTGCGACGCTGATCCGCGCGTCGATCAACGGGCGTGTCGGCGACAAGACGGTGCGCGTCGGCCAGTTCGTCCAGGGCGGGACGCGGCTGATGTCGGTGGTGCCGACCACCGAGCTCTATATCGAGGCGAACTTCAAGGAGACGCAGCTCGGTCTGATGCGCGTTGGTCAGCCCGTCCACATCGAAGTGGACGCGCTGCCGGGCGTCGACATCCCCGGCCGCGTCGCCAGCATCGCCCCCGGCACCGGCGCGCAATTCTCCGTCCTCCCGCCGCAGAACGCGACGGGCAACTTCACCAAGATCGTCCAGCGCGTGCCGGTCCGCATCGCGCTCTATCCCGGACCCGCGACGCGCGCGCTGATGGTGCCCGGCATGTCGGTCGAGGTGAGCGTCGACACGCGCTCCGCCCGCGACGCCGCCGATCGTATCGCCAAGGAGCAGGAGGCGCATAACGAAAAGGTGACCCGCCGGTGA
- a CDS encoding MDR family MFS transporter: MSAATADPSAPATPAPQAEPNADATAWLAVAAGSLGAMMATLDISIVNSALPTIQGEIGASGTEGTWIATSYLVAEIVIIPMAAWLSRVFGLRTFLLVAATLFTIFSMVCGVAGDLTTMIIGRAGQGITGGALIPTAMTIIATRLPRHQQPIGNALFGVVVILGPLLGPLIGGWLTENVSWHYAFFLNLPVGVVLVTLLLVGLPHQKAHIEELANADWLGIIGLALGLGCLTVVLEEGQREQWFESREIIELSILSAIGFACLFAGQFVARRPVIKLKLLLDRQFGAVAIMGVVLGMMLYGTAYVIPQFLAAIANYNALQAGQIVLLSGIPSLFLMPFTPILIRKLDIRIAVGVGLTIMAYSCWIDTTLTADAVGGDFVESQLLRGVGTIFGFLFLNQAAIASVPREDAGDAAGLFNAVRNLGGSLALAGIATVQDQRMWLHSRRIEESMPANSEATQGYLAGLTQSFGSPDAALRTLAGTIQREALVMTYNDIFVLLTVLIACSVPLVLFLRPLPKGPMAAMH; this comes from the coding sequence GTGAGCGCAGCCACCGCCGACCCGTCGGCACCGGCGACCCCCGCGCCGCAAGCCGAGCCCAACGCCGACGCGACCGCCTGGCTCGCCGTCGCGGCGGGCAGCCTGGGCGCGATGATGGCGACGCTCGACATCTCGATCGTCAACTCGGCGCTGCCGACCATCCAGGGCGAGATCGGCGCGAGCGGGACCGAAGGAACGTGGATCGCGACGAGCTACCTCGTTGCCGAGATCGTCATCATCCCGATGGCCGCCTGGCTGTCGCGCGTGTTCGGATTGCGCACCTTCCTGCTGGTCGCGGCGACCTTGTTCACGATCTTCTCGATGGTCTGCGGTGTCGCCGGCGACCTGACGACGATGATCATTGGCCGCGCGGGGCAGGGGATCACCGGCGGCGCGCTGATCCCGACCGCGATGACGATCATCGCAACGCGCCTTCCGCGGCATCAGCAGCCGATCGGCAATGCGCTGTTCGGCGTCGTCGTCATCCTGGGACCGCTGCTGGGGCCCCTGATCGGCGGCTGGCTGACGGAGAATGTGAGCTGGCATTATGCCTTCTTCCTCAACCTGCCGGTCGGCGTCGTGCTTGTCACGCTGCTGCTCGTCGGACTGCCGCACCAGAAGGCGCATATCGAGGAGCTGGCGAACGCGGACTGGCTGGGCATCATCGGCCTAGCGCTGGGGCTCGGCTGTCTGACCGTCGTCCTGGAAGAGGGCCAGCGCGAGCAATGGTTCGAGAGTCGCGAGATTATCGAGCTGTCGATCCTGTCGGCCATCGGTTTTGCCTGCCTGTTCGCGGGCCAGTTCGTCGCTCGGCGGCCGGTCATCAAGCTCAAGCTGCTGCTCGATCGTCAGTTCGGCGCGGTGGCGATCATGGGCGTGGTGCTGGGCATGATGCTCTACGGCACCGCGTATGTCATCCCGCAGTTCCTGGCGGCCATCGCCAATTACAACGCGCTCCAGGCGGGCCAGATCGTGCTGTTGTCGGGCATCCCTAGCCTGTTCCTGATGCCGTTCACGCCGATCCTGATCCGCAAGCTCGACATCCGCATCGCGGTCGGCGTCGGGCTGACGATCATGGCGTATAGCTGCTGGATCGACACGACGTTGACGGCCGACGCGGTGGGCGGGGACTTCGTGGAATCGCAGCTGTTGCGCGGCGTCGGCACGATCTTCGGCTTTCTGTTCCTCAATCAGGCGGCGATCGCGTCGGTCCCGCGCGAGGATGCGGGCGATGCCGCCGGGCTGTTCAACGCCGTCCGCAACCTGGGCGGATCGCTGGCGCTGGCCGGGATCGCGACCGTGCAGGACCAGCGCATGTGGCTGCACAGCCGCCGGATCGAGGAATCGATGCCGGCGAATTCGGAAGCGACGCAGGGCTATCTCGCCGGACTGACCCAGTCGTTCGGCAGTCCCGACGCGGCGCTCCGCACCCTGGCGGGCACCATCCAGCGCGAGGCGCTGGTGATGACCTACAACGACATCTTCGTCCTTTTGACGGTGCTGATCGCCTGCTCCGTCCCGCTCGTCCTGTTCCTGCGACCGCTGCCCAAGGGGCCGATGGCCGCGATGCACTGA
- a CDS encoding efflux transporter outer membrane subunit: protein MRKYLSLVSLAALAACTVGPNYDGPKSAGAVAAPAAFARGGDASVATPAVADWWKGLNDPQLDALVDRALAANPSVAVAEARLRQARASLRLDRANGLPNANVQGTYLRAELPEGGLTGGGGEGGGGSGGGTTGVDFYNVGFDASWEIDLFGGQKRREEAARASVGAAEAQVADAQVSLSAEVASAYVNLRDRQRRLELGRATAETRRRMLALTEQRFRAGTASQLDVERLRGLVVESDAAIVPIDAERDAFLNALAVLVGEAPGTLDAELASPRPVPLPPARVDVGDPAQLLERRPDVRAAERVLAQRTAQIGLTKAAAMPRISFLGLIGIGGTDPGDLFDPSNLVGIAAPRLQWNALDFGRNAARLGQAEGQRDEAAAQYRAAVLTALRDAEDALSRYAARRGTVAAAARSKATADRAAALMQQRYRAGVSTLIDTLDAERQRTAAEQSLVEATAAMTADYVALQKALGLGWRA from the coding sequence ATGCGCAAGTATCTCTCGCTCGTCTCGCTGGCCGCGCTCGCCGCCTGCACCGTCGGCCCGAACTATGACGGCCCGAAAAGCGCCGGCGCGGTGGCGGCGCCGGCGGCGTTCGCGCGCGGCGGCGATGCGTCGGTCGCGACGCCCGCCGTCGCCGACTGGTGGAAGGGGCTGAACGACCCGCAGCTCGACGCGCTCGTCGATCGCGCGCTGGCCGCCAATCCCAGCGTGGCGGTGGCCGAGGCGCGGCTTCGCCAGGCGCGCGCGTCGCTGCGCCTCGACCGCGCCAACGGACTGCCAAACGCCAATGTTCAGGGCACCTATCTGCGCGCCGAGTTGCCCGAGGGCGGGCTGACCGGTGGTGGCGGCGAGGGTGGGGGCGGGTCCGGCGGGGGCACGACCGGCGTCGACTTCTACAATGTCGGCTTCGACGCGAGCTGGGAGATCGACCTGTTCGGCGGTCAGAAGCGCCGCGAGGAGGCCGCACGCGCGAGCGTCGGCGCCGCCGAGGCGCAGGTCGCCGACGCGCAGGTGAGCCTGAGCGCCGAGGTCGCCAGCGCCTATGTCAACCTGCGCGATCGCCAGCGGCGCCTGGAGCTCGGCCGCGCGACGGCAGAGACGCGGCGGCGGATGCTGGCGCTGACCGAGCAGCGCTTCCGCGCGGGTACCGCCAGCCAGCTCGATGTCGAGCGGCTGCGCGGGCTGGTGGTCGAAAGTGACGCGGCGATCGTGCCGATCGACGCCGAGCGCGATGCCTTCCTCAATGCGCTGGCGGTGCTGGTGGGCGAGGCGCCGGGCACGCTCGACGCCGAGCTCGCGAGCCCGCGCCCCGTGCCGCTGCCGCCCGCGCGCGTCGATGTCGGCGATCCGGCGCAGCTGCTCGAGCGACGCCCCGACGTCCGCGCCGCCGAGCGCGTGCTGGCGCAGCGCACCGCCCAGATCGGGCTGACCAAGGCGGCGGCGATGCCGCGCATCAGCTTCCTCGGGCTGATCGGTATCGGCGGGACCGATCCCGGCGACCTGTTCGATCCGAGCAACCTGGTGGGCATTGCCGCGCCCAGGCTCCAGTGGAACGCGCTCGACTTCGGCCGCAACGCCGCGCGGCTCGGCCAGGCCGAAGGGCAGCGCGACGAGGCGGCGGCGCAGTATCGGGCCGCGGTGCTGACCGCGCTGCGCGATGCCGAAGACGCGCTGTCGCGCTATGCTGCGCGACGGGGCACGGTTGCGGCGGCAGCGCGATCGAAGGCCACGGCGGATCGCGCGGCGGCGCTGATGCAGCAGCGCTATCGCGCCGGCGTGTCGACGCTGATCGACACGCTGGATGCCGAGCGTCAGCGCACCGCCGCCGAACAGTCGCTGGTCGAGGCGACGGCGGCGATGACCGCGGATTATGTGGCGCTGCAAAAGGCGCTGGGCCTCGGCTGGCGCGCCTGA
- the ruvC gene encoding crossover junction endodeoxyribonuclease RuvC, giving the protein MLILGLDPGLGTTGWGLIEANGNRLSHRANGRLKTDTSAPLPNRLAHLDMMLTALVADHAPAAAACEEVFVNANAQSTLKLAQARGVVLANAARAGLIVGEYAPTLVKQAVVGTGRADKAQVHGMVSRLLPGTTIDGPDAADALAVAICHAHHLASARRGA; this is encoded by the coding sequence GGGTTGATCGAGGCGAACGGCAATCGCCTCTCGCACCGCGCGAATGGACGACTCAAGACCGACACCAGCGCGCCCTTACCCAACCGGCTCGCGCATCTCGACATGATGCTGACCGCGCTCGTCGCCGACCACGCCCCCGCGGCGGCGGCGTGCGAGGAAGTGTTCGTCAACGCCAACGCGCAATCGACGCTCAAGCTCGCCCAGGCGCGCGGCGTCGTGCTCGCGAACGCCGCGCGCGCCGGGCTGATCGTCGGCGAATACGCCCCCACCCTCGTCAAGCAGGCGGTGGTCGGCACCGGCCGTGCCGACAAGGCACAGGTCCACGGGATGGTCTCCCGCCTGCTTCCCGGCACGACGATCGACGGCCCCGATGCCGCCGACGCGCTGGCAGTGGCGATCTGCCACGCGCATCACCTGGCGAGCGCACGGCGCGGGGCGTGA